A genomic window from Slackia heliotrinireducens DSM 20476 includes:
- a CDS encoding FeoA family protein: MTRLNEVAPGTTVRVKGVSGNVRLLTRLSSVGIMPGSTVVVRRNDKHRPVLVFERDTLLAINREEAQHIEVEEVA; encoded by the coding sequence ATGACAAGGTTGAACGAAGTTGCGCCCGGCACCACCGTGCGCGTGAAGGGAGTGTCGGGCAACGTCCGGTTGCTGACACGCCTGTCAAGCGTGGGCATCATGCCGGGCAGCACCGTGGTGGTGCGCAGGAACGACAAGCATCGTCCTGTGCTGGTGTTCGAACGCGATACGCTTCTGGCCATCAACCGCGAAGAGGCGCAGCACATCGAAGTTGAGGAGGTGGCCTAG